CGCCTTCTGGTAAACGCGGTGCCTTCACAAAGTTTAACGGACTAGGTGCCATGCACTGGTATTTGAAGCTGACACACCAAGTCTTATCCCAATATTCTAAGTGATGATGTTTACGCAAGTAATTAGATAAGTAGGCCTGTTCATGACGCACTTCATTACGTATGGTAGAGAAGTTAGTTTCAAAGTTGCTTAATAAATTCGGATAAGTATTCTGTCCTACTTTAAAGCGATATACAGAACTGTTACCAATCATACGCCAGGGCTTCTTCCAATCACGAATAATCACCACGCTGTCATCATGCTTGGCTTTGTATTCGAAGAAAGCATCGATATTATCAACAATCACAATATCAATGTCTAAAAACAAAGCTGTGCCTTTTAGATCATACAGCTCAGGCTTAAAGGTAGTTAGTTTTTTCCAGCCACGTTCAGGCAAACCTGAAGGCAAATTTAACTCAGGGATAGGGTAGCAGGTTACATTGCTATTAATGCCAGTTGAGTCGTCAGTTAAGCAAACCATTTCAAAGTCTAAGGTTAGGTTACGCTTAACCATGTTGTACAAGCGGTTGACGTATTCAGGGCCATATTTGGTACCCCATTTCATGCAAATGATATAACGCTTATCATCGCTATCATTTAAGTGATGATTAGATTGACTATCAGGCTGAACGCTGGTCTGGGTATTACTCATGGAAGACTCGTGCAAATAAGTGATTTATTTAAATAGATTTTAGCAGATTATGCAGCTATTTGGCTGTTGTATTTTAATCGCACTGTTTTTCAGTTACTTAATAATTGTAAATATAGTCAGCGAACTAAAAAAAAGTGCCCCCACTTATGATAAGCAGGGACACTTTTTAGTCTTATGGTATAAAACTTTGAATTTTGTAAAACTTAGGGCTATTACCAATGACTACTCTTTGTAGACTGATACAACACTAGGTAATACATACAGCAAAGTTGTTATTATTCGTCAGCCTTTGGCTTTTCACGTAAACGAATACCTAGCTCACGTAACTGACGGTTGTCAACTTCTGCAGGCGCTTGAGTCAATGGATCTTCTGCTGTCTTAGTTTTCGGGAAGGCAATCACGTCACGGATTGAGCCAGCACCAACCATTAACATGATTAGACGATCTAGACCGAAGGCTAAACCACCGTGAGGAGGCGCACCATATTTAAGCGCGTCTAGTAAGAAGCTAAACTTCTCATCGGCTTCTTCTTTAGAGATACCTAGGGCATCGAATACTGCACGCTGCATCTCAACCGTGTTGATACGTAAACTACCGCCGCCAACTTCAGTACCGTTTAATACCATGTCGTAGGCAATAGATAATGCCGTTTCTGGGCTATTTTTAAGCTCTTCAACAGAGCCTTTTGGCATGGTGAATGGGTGGTGCATTGCTGTCCACTGGCCATCATCTGTTTCTTCAAACATTGGGAAGTCAACAATCCATAATGGTGCCCACTCACAGGTCTCCATATTCATATCAAGACCGATTTTGACACGTAGTGCACCCATCGCATCGTTCACAACCTTGGCTTTATCAGCACCAAAGAAGATGATGTCGCCATTTTCAGCGCCAGTACGCTCAACCAAGCTCACCAGAACCTCATCGCTCATATTTTTGATGATAGGTGACTGTAGGCCTGACTCTTTGTCAACACCATTATTGATGTTGCTAACGTCATTTACTTTGATGTATGCCAAGCCGCGAGCACCATAGATGCCAACATACTTAGTATATTCATCAATTTGCTTACGCGTTAATGAACCACCGTTTGGAATACGTAGCGCAGCAACACGGCCTTTAGGATCGTTAGCTGGACCTGCAAACACTTTGAACTCAACGTCTTGCATCAAGTCAGCCACGTCGACTAATTTTAATGGAATACGTAAGTCAGGCTTGTCTGAAGCATAGTCACGCATAGCGTCAGCATAAGTCATGCGTGGGAACTTGCCTAGGTCAACATCAAGCATCTTTTTGAATAAGTCTTGGATTAGACCTTCGTTGATGTTCATGATGTCTTCTTCATCTAAGAAAGACGTTTCGATATCAACCTGAGTAAATTCTGGCTGACGGTCAGCACGTAAGTCTTCATCACGGAAACACTTAGCGATTTGATAGTAACGGTCAAAGCCAGAAACCATCAATAGCTGTTTGAATAACTGTGGTGACTGAGGTAGGGCAAAGAAGTTACCTGGACGAGTACGTGATGGCACAAGATAGTCACGAGCACCTTCTGGAGTAGCACGCGTTAAGATAGGCGTTTCAACATCTAAAAAGCCGTGATCATCAAGATAACGACGGATAGTAGAGGTCGCTTTGGCACGGAACATCATACGCTCAAGCATTTGCGGACGGCGCATATCTAGATAGCGATACTTTAAGCGTAGGTCTTCGTTGACTGTGGTATTGTCATCATTCAGTGGGAATGGCGGTGTTTCTGATTTCGCCAACACTTCAATTTCTTTGGCCAGTAATTCAACTTTACCACTGGTCATATTTGGGTTTTGAGTGCCCTCATAACGCTCACGAACACGGCCTGTAATTTTTAATACATATTCAGGACGTGCCGCATCAGCAGTTGCAAACGCTTCTGGTGTATCTGGATCGATAACAACCTGCAAAATACCTTCACGGTCGCGCATATCCAAAAAGATCACGCCACCATGGTCACGGCGACGATGAATCCATCCTGCTACAGTGATGGTTTGCTCTAGTAACGCTTCGGTTACTGCCCCACAATACTCGGTACGCATCATAAATTGTCCACTACCTATAATAAATTATAAAATTAATAAACTATAAAATTAAGAAGGTTCTCTCAATAAGAATTTTTATCAAACGTACATTATGCCTAATCTTGGCAATTGTTACAACCAAAACCCCCTTGAAATTATGCAAAAGCAAACGCATATTACTATCACCAGACAGATTATTTATAAAGGCGTGCTTTAAACATCAACGCATGCCATATTATTGACCGATTAAGGACTATTTATGTTGTTTCACCCTGCAAAAAATCCCGTTGAGCTTAAAGTTATTCATTTAAACAAAGTTCAAAATGATCGCCGTAAAAGTTTAATCCATGTGATGGAAGACAAAAATGCGGTCAAACAGTTCCAAAAGAAATTGGCCAAAAAAGCCAAGCATAAGCTCAAGGAAAAAGGCAAATCAAAACAACAAAAACGTATTTTTGTGCTTGATTTTGATGGTGATATCAAAGCCAGTGCCGTCAAGCACCTACGTGAGGAGATTAGCACCATCATCAGCACAGCCAAAAAAGGTGATGAAGTTGTTGTGCGCTTAGAATCAGGCGGCGGCATGGTACATAGTTATGGTTTAGCAGCGGCGCAATTAGTCCGTTTAAAAGACGCAGGGCTAACTTTGACCATTGCCGTCGATAAAATTGCTGCCAGCGGCGGTTATATGATGGCCTGTGTTGCTGATAAAATTTTAGCTGCGCCATTTGCCGTGATTGGCTCGATTGGTGTGGTGTCGCAAATACCTAACTTTAATAAGTGGCTCAAAAAGCACGACATTGATTATGAGATGTTTACTGCTGGTGAGTACAAACGCACGGTGACTGTGTTTGGTGAAAATGATGATGAAGACCGCGCCAAATATCGCGAAGAGCTTGAGCAAACCCATAATTTGTTCAAACACTTTGTCACCACTTATCGCCCACAGCTAGACCTAGCTAAGGTAGCCAATGGTGATCATTGGTATGGTGAAGATGCGCTACATTTAAGCTTGGTTGATGAGTTGAAAACCTCTGATGCTTATTTATTAGAGCAAATGGACAGTCATCAAGTGTATGCCATTATGTCGCGTCAAAAGCCAACGCTTGCCGAAAAGCTAGGCTTTGCTAATGCAGCTCATTCTGCGGTATCTGGTTTGGTTAACACTGCCACTCGATCAGCGATTGGTGTGCTGGGTGATAAACTGCCTGAAGTCATGAGCAAAATTGAGCAAGACAAACGCTTAAAGTTTTAATACTGTGATTATTTTTATTGCTGAGCTCTTTATTGCTGAGTTGCAAGTTGAGTAACTGGTTGAATGACCTGCTAGGCTAAAAACAGACGCCAAAAAGTTGGCATAACACGCTACAAAACAGCAGCTCAGTAAATAGCAATCATGGTTAAATATGCTCAATGATAATAAAAAGCGACCTTAAGGTCGCTTTTTTGTGTGGATTTATTGAGTAACAACCTGAATGATAAGGGTCAGTAATCAATAACCACGGATGGGTATACTATGAGTAATGCATTGAGTCATAAATTGTTTTTAAAGTCCCCTTCAATTTTAAAGGCGGGTATCACAGCAGCATTGACTGCCTCTGTTGCCCTAGGTTCTGGCTGTGTCTGGAAGCCTGATTTGGCAGCGACTCAGCTTAAGCAATGGGAATTGCCAACCAGTCGTTATGTTGAAGTATCTGATGCTAAGGTGCATGTGGCTGAGTCGGCTTTGTGTCACAGCACAGCAGTGACAGACTCAAACAAGGCTTTAGCTGCCAGTGCTGCTAACGGTAATAGTAGCAGCACATTGCTGCGTCACCCCAGTACGATTAACTCACAACCTCATCAAACACAAACTCATCACGCTCAAGCTGATCCATCACAATCAAGCCCAGCACAAGCAGCGACGACTGGTGATGGGGTAGAGACTTTAGTTTTAATTCACGGTACTTCCGCAAGCTTACATACCTGGAATGGCTGGACCCGCGAGCTTGAGAATGACTACTGTGTGGTGCGCTTGGACTTGCCAGCCTTTGGATTGACCGGACCATATACTGAGCCTAGCAAGCGCTATAGCATGGACAATTATGTCACCACGGTTGTGCAAGTGATGGACAAGATTAACATCGATAAAGCAACCATCGCCGGTAACTCATTGGGCGGTGGTGTGGCCTGGTTAACTACGCTTCAGCATCCTCAGCGTATTAATCGCTTGATATTGGTTGACTCGATGGGCTTTAAATTTGAACCTAAGCACATTCCTGTCGGTTTTAAGCTAGCACAATATCCGGTTCTTGATCCTATCGTTGCCAAAGTTCTGCCCAAAAGTTTAGTACGCAAAAGTATCGAAAGTGTCTATGTTGATGACAGTAAGATTAGTGATGATCTGGTGACGCGCTATTTTGAATTAACCCGCCGTGAAGGCAATCGTCAGGCATTAACCCAGCGTATGCGTGAGGGTATTGTGATGGATGAGGTCAGTGAACTTGGCCGTATTCAGCAGCCGACTTTAATTATGTGGGGTAAGCAGGATGACTTGATTCCTGTTGACAGTGCTTACAAATTTAAGCAGGCTATTCCTAATAGCAAACTGGTTATATTTAATAATTTAGGCCATGTACCCCATGAAGAAGATCCTAAAGCTACTGCTGCTGTGGTAAAGCAATTTA
Above is a window of Psychrobacter sp. FDAARGOS_221 DNA encoding:
- a CDS encoding glycosyltransferase is translated as MKWGTKYGPEYVNRLYNMVKRNLTLDFEMVCLTDDSTGINSNVTCYPIPELNLPSGLPERGWKKLTTFKPELYDLKGTALFLDIDIVIVDNIDAFFEYKAKHDDSVVIIRDWKKPWRMIGNSSVYRFKVGQNTYPNLLSNFETNFSTIRNEVRHEQAYLSNYLRKHHHLEYWDKTWCVSFKYQCMAPSPLNFVKAPRLPEGAKIVIFHGEINPPDAIKGGGGKWYRHVKPSPWLKDYWQ
- the aspS gene encoding aspartate--tRNA ligase, whose protein sequence is MMRTEYCGAVTEALLEQTITVAGWIHRRRDHGGVIFLDMRDREGILQVVIDPDTPEAFATADAARPEYVLKITGRVRERYEGTQNPNMTSGKVELLAKEIEVLAKSETPPFPLNDDNTTVNEDLRLKYRYLDMRRPQMLERMMFRAKATSTIRRYLDDHGFLDVETPILTRATPEGARDYLVPSRTRPGNFFALPQSPQLFKQLLMVSGFDRYYQIAKCFRDEDLRADRQPEFTQVDIETSFLDEEDIMNINEGLIQDLFKKMLDVDLGKFPRMTYADAMRDYASDKPDLRIPLKLVDVADLMQDVEFKVFAGPANDPKGRVAALRIPNGGSLTRKQIDEYTKYVGIYGARGLAYIKVNDVSNINNGVDKESGLQSPIIKNMSDEVLVSLVERTGAENGDIIFFGADKAKVVNDAMGALRVKIGLDMNMETCEWAPLWIVDFPMFEETDDGQWTAMHHPFTMPKGSVEELKNSPETALSIAYDMVLNGTEVGGGSLRINTVEMQRAVFDALGISKEEADEKFSFLLDALKYGAPPHGGLAFGLDRLIMLMVGAGSIRDVIAFPKTKTAEDPLTQAPAEVDNRQLRELGIRLREKPKADE
- the sohB gene encoding protease SohB; the encoded protein is MLFHPAKNPVELKVIHLNKVQNDRRKSLIHVMEDKNAVKQFQKKLAKKAKHKLKEKGKSKQQKRIFVLDFDGDIKASAVKHLREEISTIISTAKKGDEVVVRLESGGGMVHSYGLAAAQLVRLKDAGLTLTIAVDKIAASGGYMMACVADKILAAPFAVIGSIGVVSQIPNFNKWLKKHDIDYEMFTAGEYKRTVTVFGENDDEDRAKYREELEQTHNLFKHFVTTYRPQLDLAKVANGDHWYGEDALHLSLVDELKTSDAYLLEQMDSHQVYAIMSRQKPTLAEKLGFANAAHSAVSGLVNTATRSAIGVLGDKLPEVMSKIEQDKRLKF
- a CDS encoding alpha/beta fold hydrolase, with protein sequence MSNALSHKLFLKSPSILKAGITAALTASVALGSGCVWKPDLAATQLKQWELPTSRYVEVSDAKVHVAESALCHSTAVTDSNKALAASAANGNSSSTLLRHPSTINSQPHQTQTHHAQADPSQSSPAQAATTGDGVETLVLIHGTSASLHTWNGWTRELENDYCVVRLDLPAFGLTGPYTEPSKRYSMDNYVTTVVQVMDKINIDKATIAGNSLGGGVAWLTTLQHPQRINRLILVDSMGFKFEPKHIPVGFKLAQYPVLDPIVAKVLPKSLVRKSIESVYVDDSKISDDLVTRYFELTRREGNRQALTQRMREGIVMDEVSELGRIQQPTLIMWGKQDDLIPVDSAYKFKQAIPNSKLVIFNNLGHVPHEEDPKATAAVVKQFMQ